GGCGGTGGCTCCGCGGTCCGGGGCGGTGCGGCGGCACCATCTCCATGAGACCGTGGTGCAAAAGGCGGTGACGGCGGCGGCTGCTCGGGTGGGTCTGTGCAAGCGGGTCAGCTGCCATACCCTGCGCCACTCCTTCGCCACCCACCTCCTGGAGGCGGGCTACGACATCCGTACCGTGCAGGAGCTGCCTGGTCATAGCCATGTGGCCACCACCATGATCTGCACCCACGTCCTCAATCGGCCGGGGATCTCGGTCATGAGCCCAGCTGATCCCCTCACGGAGGAGTGAGGGACAGCCAGGACAGAAATAGTCGCCGGCGGCTGGTGGCGTCAAGAGAATTGTTCTTTCGCTGGCTATTCGCCAAGCAGACGCCCAGGCAATTCGGCTTCGACAACGGGGGCCGCCCGGTTCCAACGGGCTGGGCAATGGGCCGCCTGCCGGACGCCGCCTGCCTCACCCCTGCCCGGTACGCCCGGCAGCGGTGGGCAACAGCGCCGAGCACCGGCGTTCCCCGCCCCCCCGTCCGGGGCGGCGCCGGCACGATGGATCCTTCTGTAGGGACGCATGCGGCGCCCCCTGGTGCGCTCGCTTGCAGTGCCAAAGCATCCAGCCCAGGCCGTCCGGGCGGCGGAAGGCCGGGGCGGCGCCCGCAAGCCGTGGCTCACCGGCCCTGGTGGGTGCCATGCCGGCGGGCCAGACCTCGTTCGCGGCAACGCTGTTGTCGACTGCAAGACGGCCGACGCTCAGCCCCGTGGCCATCCTC
This window of the Thermodesulfobacteriota bacterium genome carries:
- a CDS encoding tyrosine-type recombinase/integrase encodes the protein AVAPRSGAVRRHHLHETVVQKAVTAAAARVGLCKRVSCHTLRHSFATHLLEAGYDIRTVQELPGHSHVATTMICTHVLNRPGISVMSPADPLTEE